In Miscanthus floridulus cultivar M001 chromosome 5, ASM1932011v1, whole genome shotgun sequence, one genomic interval encodes:
- the LOC136449376 gene encoding protein PAT1 homolog, whose amino-acid sequence MLPTGEPTSGSVPLRQGHFLLEPEPPPAAVPAANANTSNTGDTRFDASQYAFFGNNVLEDIELGGFEDDNDSNAAFTGLNDLERPRSSQEIALEAEDSSFSDLDDLANTFSKLRRDVNLPKHIGVNNLGTSFSRESSAAADWAPEFESPLWPDQYVQGAKQGPNGNGWWPPQHHSSLLADSRLHRTSSSPQQQEQHNHNEPVLGPRPSLLHRTSSYPQKEPQYNPAEVIPAPNAPYMSNHPPGGPPNSVPRQPHQMNMPPFNEFQMHMSAQSDAPFSQFPRGGTPPEPLFGGNQAHMISTGFSTNSSGQQGHLLNNGQFHGETASNMPNLLPNHLQRPNTFMPHQMLTIRQQHGMLPIQQSSQQSSRTQAHMFGPQHPPQMMNRFDNFGMPEFSDPRTRSSMHHGRQGHHFPLQGSEFGIMKMGNGRSRFRSKYMSTEELENILRIQHAATHINDPYIDDYYHQACLASRYVDGRSKHRFYPTLIRDPSSCARSKDEPHAYLKVDALGRLPFSSIRRPRPLLDVEPASATDDNSLISKPLDQEPLLAARITIEDGLNLLLDIDDIDRLVQFSQQQDGGLQLKNRRQSLLGQLAESLQLVDPLGPNKNTHLSANDDLVFLRIVSLPKGQKLLSRYINLMVPGSDLARIVCMAVFRHLRFVFGNLPSDDGSAETVTKLASAVAACIRGMDLSGLSACLAAIVCSSEHPPLRPLGYAAGDGATVIIKSVLDRATELLTEQPAAPDYSTPNRALWQASFNAFFGLLTKYCVSKFDSMVHTMHKHPAAATAIRKELPVELLRASLPHTDEQQRRLLLEFAQRTVPVAGHSSDG is encoded by the exons ATGCTGCCTACCGGGGAACCTACCTCTGGATCCGTGCCCTTGCGCCAGGGCCACTTTCTCCTGGAGCCGGAGCCTCCGCCGGCGGCGGTACCTGCTGCCAACGCGAACACCTCTAATACAG GTGACACTAGATTTGATGCATCACAGTATGCTTTTTTTGGCAACAATGTGCTGGAGGACATTGAACTAGGTGGATTCGAAGATGATAACGACAGTAATGCTGCTTTCACTGGACTCAATGATTTAGAGCGCCCACGTTCTTCTCAAGAGATTGCACTAGAG GCTGAAGATAGTTCATTCTCAGATCTTGATGATCTTGCAAATACATTCTCAAAG CTAAGAAGAGATGTTAACCTACCAAAGCATATTGGGGTAAATAACCTTGGGACTTCTTTTTCAAGAGAAA GTTCTGCTGCTGCTGACTGGGCTCCAGAATTTGAATCCCCACTCTGGCCTGATCAGTACGTGCAAGGTGCTAAGCAAGGACCAAATGGCAATGGCTGGTGGCCTCCACAGCACCATTCTTCTCTCCTTGCTGATTCCAGATTGCACAGAACATCCTCATCCCCTCAGCAACAGGAACAACACAATCATAACGAACCTGTTCTTGGACCAAGGCCATCTCTTTTGCACCGTACATCCTCATACCCACAAAAGGAGCCTCAGTACAATCCTGCTGAAGTCATTCCTGCTCCAAATGCACCATACATGTCAAACCATCCACCTGGTGGTCCACCCAATTCAGTGCCTCGACAACCACATCAGATGAACATGCCACCTTTCAATGAATTTCAGATGCATATGTCTGCACAAAGTGATGCCCCATTCTCCCAGTTTCCTCGTGGAGGGACACCTCCAGAGCCATTGTTTGGTGGAAACCAGGCCCATATGATTTCAACAGGCTTCTCAACTAACAGCAGTGGACAACAAGGTCATCTGCTGAATAATGGGCAGTTTCATGGGGAAACTGCCAGCAACATGCCAAATTTGCTACCAAACCATCTACAACGTCCGAATACATTCATGCCCCATCAAATGCTGACAATACGCCAACAGCATGGCATGCTCCCAATTCAGCAATCTTCACAGCAGTCATCAAGAACACAGGCACACATGTTTGGCCCCCAGCATCCACCACAAATGATGAATAGGTTTGATAATTTTGGGATGCCTGAGTTCAGTGATCCAAGAACAAGATCATCAATGCACCATGGAAGGCAAGGTCACCATTTTCCTCTCCAAGGCTCTGAGTTTGGTATTATGAAGATGGGTAATGGGAGGTCAAGGTTTAGATCCAAGTATATGTCCACTGAAGAACTTGAAAACATTTTAAGAATACAGCATGCCGCCACTCACATAAATGATCCATACATCGATGATTATTACCATCAAGCTTGTCTGGCCAGCAGATATGTGGATGGAAGGTCGAAGCATCGCTTCTACCCAACCTTGATTCGGGATCCATCATCATGTGCGCGGAGCAAGGATGAGCCACATGCATACCTTAAGGTCGATGCCCTTGGGAGACTGCCATTTTCTTCCATCCGGAGGCCACGTCCACTTCTTGATGTTGAACCAGCTTCTGCAACTGACGATAACTCTCTTATTTCAAAGCCTCTTGATCAGGAACCTCTGCTAGCTGCTAGGATCACGATTGAGGATGGACTCAACCTACTGCTTGATATAGATGATATTGATCGCTTGGTTCAATTTAGCCAGCAGCAAGATGGTGGTTTACAACTTAAAAACAGAAGGCAATCTCTCCTTGGTCAGCTGGCAGAATCACTGCAGTTGGTTGATCCACTAGGTCCAAATAAAAACACACATTTGTCTGCAAATGATGATTTGGTATTTCTTCGCATTGTTTCTCTACCCAAGGGCCAGAAACTACTTTCACGCTATATCAACCTCATGGTACCTGGTAGCGATCTTGCAAGGATAGTTTGCATGGCAGTATTCCGGCATCTGAGGTTTGTGTTTGGAAATTTGCCGTCTGATGATGGTTCAGCTGAGACAGTAACTAAACTAGCTAGTGCTGTAGCTGCATGCATTCGTGGGATGGACTTAAGTGGGCTCAGTGCTTGTCTTGCAGCAATTGTGTGCTCGTCTGAGCATCCACCCCTTCGACCCCTTGGATATGCTGCTGGTGATGGTGCCACTGTCATCATAAAGTCTGTCCTGGATAGAGCAACAGAGCTTCTCACTGAGCAGCCTGCTGCACCAGACTATAGCACTCCAAACCGAGCCCTATGGCAAGCATCGTTTAATGCTTTCTTTGGGCTGCTTACTAAGTATTGTGTGAGTAAATTTGACAGCATGGTTCATACTATGCACAAGCACCCTGCTGCTGCAACAGCGATACGCAAGgaacttccagttgagcttctGCGTGCCAGTCTTCCTCACACAGATGAGCAACAGCGCAGACTATTGCTTGAGTTCGCCCAGCGGACTGTGCCTGTCGCTGGCCATAGTTCTGACGGGTGA
- the LOC136454127 gene encoding late embryogenesis abundant protein Lea14-A-like, translating to MAQLVDKAKGFVADKLANIQKPEAELADVSVGHVGRDGATLAGRVDVRNPYSHAIPVCEVSYSLRSAGREVASGTVPDPGSLAGGGATTRLDVPVRVPYDFLASLVRDAGSDWDIDYEMRVGLTVVGNLTLPLTKSGELKLPPPPPPPPPPPPLQHHLLSDLLRSATAHDSSAILHAATYVTPTAL from the coding sequence ATGGCGCAGCTGGTGGACAAGGCGAAGGGGTTCGTCGCCGACAAGCTGGCCAACATCCAGAAGCCGGAGGCGGAGCTGGCCGACGTGTCGGTGGGTCACGTGGGCCGTGACGGCGCCACGCTGGCGGGGCGCGTGGACGTGCGCAACCCGTACTCGCACGCCATCCCGGTGTGCGAGGTGAGCTACTCGCTGCGGAGCGCGGGGCGGGAGGTGGCGTCGGGGACGGTGCCCGACCCGGGgtcgctcgccggcggcggcgccaccaCGCGCCTCGACGTGCCCGTCCGGGTGCCCTACGACTTCCTGGCCAGCCTCGTCAGGGACGCCGGCAGCGACTGGGACATCGACTACGAGATGCGCGTCGGGCTCACCGTCGTCGGCAACCTCACGCTGCCGCTCACCAAGTCCGGCGAGCTcaagctcccccccccccccccccccccccccccccccccccctctccagCATCATCTTCTGAGCGATCTGCTGCGCTCAGCGACTGCTCACGACTCGTCTGCGATTCTGCATGCTGCTACATATGTAACACCAACCGCTCTCTGA
- the LOC136451331 gene encoding uncharacterized protein produces MTGCPPPLYSTNQELHGYDRRKRYKTKDWRVAHNTFIHLWQNRERQPVHAGLPHNQHTFDEYLRWLHRSMRTHIKPPYTEEAIDVDSEKDVIEDMYDVATRKDTQLQRAPLQRYMQHNCQGCPTKQRSGFTSLEGRGQAFLRLLWRR; encoded by the exons atgacaggctgcccaccaccgctgtactccaccaaccaagaattacacgg gtatgaccgcaggaagaggtataagaccaaggattggcgcgtggcACACAACACGTTCATCCACTTGTGGCAGAATAGGGAACGACAGCCGGTCCATGCAGGTCTCCCACacaaccagcacaccttcgacgagtacctgcggtggcttcataggtctatgaggacacatatcaagcccccatacactgaggaggcgattgacgtgGACTCGGagaaagatgtgatcgaagatatgtacgacgttgccactaggaaggacacacagctacagagagccccgcttcaaagatacatg caacacaattgtcaaggatgtccaacgaagcagcgttccggcttcacgagtctagagggcaggggccaggcgttcttgaggcttttgtggag aaggtga